The segment GCCACCTTCAACCGAGCACATGGCCAGGTAGTTGCGGTTTGCTCGGTCCAACAGGACGGAGAAGTAGTATTCCTCAGCAATGTCGGCGCCCTGGGCGATCATGACCTTGTTGACGGTGTGGCCCTTGATGTCCATGCCGAGGATGTTGGTGGCGTACTCGAGCGCTTCGTCAGCGGACTTTGCGACCTTGACCCCGCCAGCCTTGCCGCGGCCACCGACCTTTACCTGCGCCTTGACGACAGTCACGCCGCCGATCTTCTCGGCAGCAGCCTTTGCTTCTTCAGGAGTATGCGCCACGATGCCGGCGAGCACGGGTACACCGTGCGCTTCGAACATATCGCGCGCCTGATATTCAAACAGGTCCACGGTTTAGTGTCCTTCTACGTCGAAGTAGTTTCTGTACAGCCGGAAACCACGGTGACCGCGAAAACCGGCTGCGGAGAGGTGCGCATCAAACGGCCGTCAGACAGCCGGTCACATTGCGCAAGTTCCTCTCGAACTTTAGCCCCCCGGGGAGGCTAGCCGGTTCTACAGTACCCGTTAAGTGAGTAACCACACACTTCTATCGACCGTAGAAAAGGGCTGAATGACGGGGTTTTCCCCAGCATCCGGCCAGCCACATGCTAGGCGAACGGGACCACATGGTTTTTAGGAGTCCAGTTTAGTCAGCGGCGCGTAACGCAGCAGCAGCCGCTTCTCCCCGACGTCGAACTTCACCTTCGCCACGGTCTTGTCACCCGCGCCTTCGACGCCGATCACGGTGCCGTTGCCGAAGCTCGTGTGGTTCACTTTGTCCCCCACAACAACGGCCACCACTTCCTTTTGCGGCTGGACACGGTTGCGTACGACGGCGGCCGGCACGTCGGCGTCGAACCCTGCCGTAGCGCTGGGAGCGGCCCCGCGCGAGGTGCCAGCCCCCCAGAAGGATCCGCCGTAACGGTTCGAACCAATGGGTGCATTGCCCCAGCCGCTGACCTGGCGGGAGGTGCCTTCGCGCCTCCATTCCACGAGATCGGTGGGGATCTCCTCGAGGAATTGGCTAGCGGGGTTGTATTGGCTCTGGCCCCACATGCTGCGGACTTCCGAACGGGTCACATAGAGGCGCTTCCGGGCGCGCGTGAGGCCCACATAGGCCAGTCGGCGCTCCTCTGCCAGTTCCTTGGGGTCCGTTGCGGAGCGCTGGTGCGGAAAGAGCCCGTGTTCCATGCCTGTCAGGAAGACCACCGGGAATTCCAGGCCCTTGGCAGTGTGGAGGGTCATGAGCGTGACCACGCCCATCCGCTTGGCCTCTGCGACGGCGGCGGCGGCATCCTCGGAAGATCCCTCCGGAGCGTCGGGGATCTGGTCGGCGTCGGCCACGAGGGAGACCTGCTCCAGGAACTCGCCCAGCGAGCCTTCGGGGTTGTCGCGCTCGTATTCCCGGACAACTGCCACCAGCTCGGCGAGGTTTTCCACCCGGGATTCGTCTTGGGGATCATTGCTGGCGCGGAGTCCGGCAAGGTAACCGGTTTGTTCCAGGACGGCTTCCAAAGCGGCGGCGGCTCCGGAACCCGATGCCACCTCGGCCAGGTCATCCAGGAGCTTCACGAAGCCGAGGACCGCGTTCACGGAGCGGGTGGCCATGCCGGGAGCCTGGTCTGCCTTGCGGGCCGCAGCCATGAAGGAACTGCGCTCACGCTCTGCCAGCGCCGCCACGGCGCCCTCGGCACGATCGCCGATTCCGCGCTTGGGTTCGTTGAGGACTCGGCGCAGATTGACGTCGTCGTCCGGATTCACGAGGACACGAAGGTACGCGAGGGCGTCCTTGATTTCCTTGCGTTCGTAGAAGCGAGTGCCACCCACCACTTTGTACGGCAGGCCCACGCGGACCAGGACGTCTTCTATGGAGCGCGACTGCGCGTTGGTGCGGTAGAAGATGGCGACGTCGCCGGGACGCAGGCCGTCCTCATCTTGGAGGCGGTCGATCTCCTTGGCGATGAACTGGGCTTCGTCGTGCTCGTTCTCCCCCACGTAGCCGATGATCTTCTCGCCGTCGCCCTCGGCCGTCCAGAGCTTTTTGTCCGGACGGTTCGGGTTGCGCGAAATGACGGAGTTGGCTGCGCTCAGGATGTTCTGGGTGGAGCGGTAGTTTTGCTCCAACTTGATGGTGCGGGCTTCGGGGTAGTCCTTTTCGAATTCGACGATGTTGCGGATGTCCGCGCCGCGGAAGGCGTAGATGGACTGGTCAGAGTCGCCGACGACGGTCAGCTCGCTGGCGTGCGGCCCTTCGCCCACGATTTCGCGAACCAAGGCGTACTGGGCATGGTTGGTGTCCTGGTATTCGTCCACGAGGACGTGCCGGAAACGGCGGCGGTAAGACTCCGCGAGCGCAGGAAAGGCCCGAAACATGTAGACGGTCTGCGCGATGAGGTCGTCGAAGTCCATGGCATTGGCTTGGCGCAGCCGCTGCGTGTAGCCCTTGAAGACCTCGGCCACGGCCTGCTCGAAGGGTTCGTTGTAATTGGCGCTCGATGCAAACGCGTCGTCGTCGATGAGCTCGTTCTTGAGGGCCGAGATCTTGTGCTGGATGGCCTTGGGCGCGAACTTCTTGGGATCCAGGTCCAGGTTCTTCGCTACGAGGGTGATGAGCCGCAGGGAGTCCGCGGAGTCGTAGATGGAGAAGTTGGAGTTCAGCCCCACGTTGGTGGCTTCGCGCCGCAGGATGCGCACGCAGGACGAGTGGAACGTGGAAATCCACATCGACTTGGCGCGGGCACCCACCAGGGCTTCGATGCGTTCCCGCATTTCCGCGGCCGCCTTGTTGGTGAAGGTGATGGCCAGGATCTCGCCGTGGTGGGCACGGCCCGTGGCGATCAGGTACGCAATGCGGTTGGACAGGACACGGGTCTTGCCTGAACCCGCGCCAGCGACGATGAGCAATGGACTGCCGGCATGTTTGACGGCTTCCTCCTGCTGCGGATTCAAGCCCTGCAGCAAGGCTGCGGCGGACGGCAGCCCCGGGTAGGCCCTGGGCTGCCCGCTGCCGGACGAGCCGCTGCCCGGTGCATTGCCAGGTTCGGGAGCGCCCGGTTCGGCATTGTGCCGAAGGGGGCCGCCGACGTCGGGCAGGCCATTTCCGGCGCGCGAAAGCATCGCCGGAGCGCCCTTGGTGGCAGCTCTGCTGGCAGCTTTGAAAGGGCCATCCGCGTACGGGTCAAACAACATATCCATGGTGATTACCAGTCTAGGCGGTGGCTCCGACACTCAATGTCCGGATGACGCGCAGGATTGGTCCACATGAAGGATGCCGCGTCTCGTTCCACCGACCCCAAGGGACATGTCCACCCCTTGCCCCAAGCAGCGGACACAACAGCAATATGTCCACCCCTAGCACCAAGGAATGCGCATGCTCAGCGGAACCGCGGCAATATGCCCACCCCTAGCCTCGGGAGGAGAGCATGCCCAAGCGAGAGCCCAGCACCGAAAACCCACACCAGCACGAACTCCCCACCGACCCCAAGGGACATGTCCACTCCTTGCCGCAAGCAGCGGACACAACAGCAATATGCCCACCCCTAGCACCAAGGAATGCGCATGCTCAGCGGAACCGCGGCAATATGTCCACCCCTAGCACCAAGGAATGCGCATGCTCAGGCGAATTGCGGTACCGAGGTGAGCGCCGCGCGCAACTCGCGCACCGCCGTCGGGCCCCCGGCAATAAACCAATCCAGGCCATTGACGCGCACGACGGCGGTGTCCCCGCCTGCCGCGCGGACAATCGCCTTGCCGGGGAGCCAGTCCCACTCGGGGCAGCTATGTTGGAACCAGCAGCCCAGTTCACCATCGGCCACCCGGCCAAGATCGCAAGAGCCTGAACCAAACATGCGCAGCGAGGCGGCGGACACCGCGGCCGCGTGCCAGGGCATGGCAGCGCGGGGATCGGCAAGCCACGTGGGGTGGATATAGGTCGCGGCACCCAGCTCGCTGAGGGGCGCTCCCGAGGGTCCCCCTATCCTTTCGCCGTTGAGCGTGGCGGGGTGTCCTTCGCCGCCGGTCCAGAGCTTGTCCAGCTCCGGTTGGTAGATGGCACCGAGGATGACGTCGGGATCCGAGGCGACTCCATGAGCTGCCGGCAAGTCATGCCTCAAGGCGATCGCCGAGCACCAATACGTGGAGCCTTGCAGGAAATTGTACGTACCATCGACGGGATCGATCACCCAGGTACGCCCGCTGCTTCCGGCTACCGAGCTTCCTTCTTCGCCCAGAATGCCGTCCTCCGGGCGGCAGCGGCGCAATTGCTCCAGGACATATGCCTCGGCAGCATGGTCGGCGGCGGTTACAACGTCCGAGACAGATGTCTTGCGTTCTCCTTGGAGCCCGCCCATCCGCATCAGCAGGGCAAGCTGTCCGGCTTCCCGGACCAGCGCCGCAGCGAGTTCATAGTCGTCGAGCGAGGGATCGAGTTCTGTGGCGGAGTGCCTGCCAGTGGTCATAGGTCCAGCTTATGTGGCGGGATAATGGATGGCATGGCCAAGACCCCAGCGCAACGCATCAAGAAGCACGGCGCCAATGCCGCCGTCCCCCAGCACCATTTGCCGTCGGTGATGAATCCCACCACGCAGCGCTCCCCGGAGAAGGCCCAGAACAATGGGCGCCTCATCGTGATTGCCGGGGTCGTGGCGAGCCTTTTCCTGTTCTGGTACGTGCATCTTTTGACGCTAAACCAGATGACCCAGTTGTCCGGTGGCATGGCCATGCCAGATTCCCTCGTTGGCGGATTTTCCACCGACTACGTTCATCAATTGCACGGCGCGATGACTGACGACGCCCGCGGGCAGCTCAGCTATATCCATAAGACCGCCGGAACCCTGTTTCCGCTGATTTTCGGCTTCACCTGGCTTTTGCTGATCGGCACCAATGTGGCCAGCAAGGCGTTGCGGTGGGTTCTATGGGCCGCTCCCCTGCTGTTCGCGGTGGTCCGTTTGTGGACCAACGTGGCGGTCGACGCCGCCTTGGGATCTGCCGCGCCCGACGCCGGCCAGGTGGCTTTGGCGTCAACGCTCACTGTGGCGGGGTGGGTGCTGTTCCTGTTGAGCCTTTTGGCCGGTGGCGCTGCAGTGTTCCTGGGCCGGCGGCGTTCAAAGAGCGCCTGACCGAAGCTAGCCCCTCGCGGGGGCCTAGCCTTGCTGCGAATCGTCTTGCTGCGAATCAGGTCCCGGAGAGAGCATCTCGCGGGCTTGGCGGGCACGTTGGGGGGCGCCGGCTTTGTCGAAGCGATGGGCCGCTTCCACGAGGCTTTCCTTTGCTGCTTCCTGGCTGCCGGTCTCGGCTTGGGCACGTGCCATCAAGAGAAATATTTCGCCTGCGATCTGCGAAGGCAGCTGGTCGGCGTTGCCTTTGATGTCCTCCAGCAGCTCGAGTGCCGCTGCGGCGTCTCCCGCCAAATAATTCCAATGCGCGCGGTTGAGCCGGAGCAGGAGAATTTCCTCCTCGCTGCCTCCGACAACTTCCGTGGCAAGCTCCGCCCGTTCAATGCATCGCAGGGTGGCAGCGTCTGCCACTTCCGCCGCCAGTCTCATCGCGGCTGACGCCTTGTTGAACTTTGCCCAGACATCAAGGTTCCGGGAAGGGGAGAACGTTTCGGCGGCAAGCTCGTGGTAGTGGAGGCCCTCACCGACCTTGTCCCCCAGGAAAGCCACGTTGCCGATCACCCAGTAGGCTTTGCCGGCCAACTGGTCATCCATTTCATCGGAGATTCTTGCCGAGAGGGACAGGCATTCCTTCCATGCCTCGCCAAGTTTGCCGGATTCGCCAAACGCAGCGATCAGGGCTTGCCGGGCGTGTACGTCGATTTCCATGTCCGCATCGTCATCGACCAATCCAACTGCCGACGCCGCAGTCTCGATGGCTTGCTCCAGGAGACCCTCGCTTCGCAGGGAGTTCGCCAGCATTGTGAGGGCCCTGGCCCTGTGTTGCGGTGAAGCCGCAGCCAACGATGCCTCGGAAAGAGATTTCGCCAGAGCGGTGCACTCAGCGAAATCACCGGCGTCGAGAAGATTTTCTGCTTGAAGGAACGTCATATTCCACCACCCTGTGGAATCACCCTCGTCTAGGGCAATATCGGCGGCCGAACGCGCACCATCGGCAGCCTTGGTGAACTCGTGGCTGGCCCGATGGCCCCTCGCCTCCAGCTCCACGGCAGCGTATGACGGCGCAACCTTC is part of the Arthrobacter methylotrophus genome and harbors:
- the pcrA gene encoding DNA helicase PcrA → MDMLFDPYADGPFKAASRAATKGAPAMLSRAGNGLPDVGGPLRHNAEPGAPEPGNAPGSGSSGSGQPRAYPGLPSAAALLQGLNPQQEEAVKHAGSPLLIVAGAGSGKTRVLSNRIAYLIATGRAHHGEILAITFTNKAAAEMRERIEALVGARAKSMWISTFHSSCVRILRREATNVGLNSNFSIYDSADSLRLITLVAKNLDLDPKKFAPKAIQHKISALKNELIDDDAFASSANYNEPFEQAVAEVFKGYTQRLRQANAMDFDDLIAQTVYMFRAFPALAESYRRRFRHVLVDEYQDTNHAQYALVREIVGEGPHASELTVVGDSDQSIYAFRGADIRNIVEFEKDYPEARTIKLEQNYRSTQNILSAANSVISRNPNRPDKKLWTAEGDGEKIIGYVGENEHDEAQFIAKEIDRLQDEDGLRPGDVAIFYRTNAQSRSIEDVLVRVGLPYKVVGGTRFYERKEIKDALAYLRVLVNPDDDVNLRRVLNEPKRGIGDRAEGAVAALAERERSSFMAAARKADQAPGMATRSVNAVLGFVKLLDDLAEVASGSGAAAALEAVLEQTGYLAGLRASNDPQDESRVENLAELVAVVREYERDNPEGSLGEFLEQVSLVADADQIPDAPEGSSEDAAAAVAEAKRMGVVTLMTLHTAKGLEFPVVFLTGMEHGLFPHQRSATDPKELAEERRLAYVGLTRARKRLYVTRSEVRSMWGQSQYNPASQFLEEIPTDLVEWRREGTSRQVSGWGNAPIGSNRYGGSFWGAGTSRGAAPSATAGFDADVPAAVVRNRVQPQKEVVAVVVGDKVNHTSFGNGTVIGVEGAGDKTVAKVKFDVGEKRLLLRYAPLTKLDS
- a CDS encoding inositol monophosphatase, translating into MTTGRHSATELDPSLDDYELAAALVREAGQLALLMRMGGLQGERKTSVSDVVTAADHAAEAYVLEQLRRCRPEDGILGEEGSSVAGSSGRTWVIDPVDGTYNFLQGSTYWCSAIALRHDLPAAHGVASDPDVILGAIYQPELDKLWTGGEGHPATLNGERIGGPSGAPLSELGAATYIHPTWLADPRAAMPWHAAAVSAASLRMFGSGSCDLGRVADGELGCWFQHSCPEWDWLPGKAIVRAAGGDTAVVRVNGLDWFIAGGPTAVRELRAALTSVPQFA